TAGATGAGgtctctttatatagagaaagaCCTCAACATATAGTTTTTCGCAAAAAGTTAAATAATTTTGCACAATCGGTATTATCgaatgtccaaaaagaaaaagaaaaaatgttttTTATGCCCAATAATTTCATATATCTATCAATTGCCTGTTGTCGGTATCTCTTTCATTCGGATACCATTCTATAAACAAAACCGACAACAACAGTAGGTATTGAGTTTATCCTAAAGACTATACCGAAGGGGACACTATTAATGAATTGATGaacaagaagagaagaagaggagaagtagGCCATATAATGAAGGGGATACGTCTTATGTTTTTctaggttttctttttatttttagggaaaataccccttaaccaaaatctacCTCCATGTAGTTTTGAGTATCCCCAATTTATGGAGGTATCCCTAATTGAGAGTTCTttaattgtatatataatttgagaccGAACTCCAGaatgaaagttaggccaaaagtttgaattctagagctcctggCCCCTACCAATAGAAATCGATGGTTACCAATCTACGGAAGCACAAAACATAACCTATCACTCCACCCTTCCCTCCGGATAAAGTTTCCCCTACTAAAACTCTAAACCTGTAATCCAAATCTCAAACCTGCTCCAACACCGTCACTCACAACAGATGAAATCACTATTTGCGTACAAAAAGAAGAGATAAACGCCAACTCCCAGTGCATCTATCATCTATCAGCCAAGGTTGCTTATGGATCCAAACTTAAAAaccttatttattattttctttcatatGATCTGTGGTTACTAGATCATGTTTTGGTTCCCCTGAGGTTGCTTATAGATCCAAAATTAAAAacctatttattattttttttcatatGATATGTGGTTACTAGATCACATTTTATGAATTGGTAAATGATTAAATGATTGTTGAGTTCGGTTTGGATCAGTATGGTTGTTAGGATTTTATACTTTTCGCTGTATCTTTTGTTAAGATTATATCTGTTATTTTGAATGCCTGATCTAAATGGACTGAGGTTTATGGATGCAGTAAAGATGACGAGTTAAGtctcaatgatttttttttgaatcctTTGCTATTCATATAATTTGAGGTCGAAATACTGGGTTTTTTATaacaatcatgaaaatattagttGCAGGTAACCATTTAGTGACTTTAGTTTATGAAGTTACCACGACTGGGTTTTTTCTCCCGATTCTtatattctgttttttttttatgaagttgCCACGGCTGACAAACGATATTTTGAAGTAGCTTTTCGTGATATTGTCTGTATACCCAATTGATTGGAGGCATTAAAATCCTTGGTCacctgaagaagatgaagattactTTCATAACTACATCAACGTCAATGGACACTAATTTTACACTACCAAAGGTAAATAAACTCAATGCATCCAATTTCCTGTCTCAATTCAGTTCTTTAGTTTATCTGTAGGTCATCAAGTATGGTTTCATCTTGGACTGATTTCTGGATAGATTTTAGGTCATATTTTGAGTTCAAAGGACACGATGAAAATGTATTTGTTTATTGTTCACCAATGATTTAAGGGATGCTTGAAGACTCTTtaaattttttataaaataagCCTCTGAGACTGAATTTTTTTCTGGTTGTGTACTGTATGGACACGTAGTACTGCGTATTTTTCTGCAATACACACAGAGTGTCTGCAGTTTATGCTTATATTTTCGTCATATGCATCCTTGATCTGTTTCTGTATATATATAATTAAGTTACCTCTTAATTGTGCTGAATCTTCTGTTTGTAGATACAGCACTGCTGATACTCAAAATCTCCTGGAGTTGATTGATTGTAAATTGGATACAGAGTCCATCATCCGGAGTCTAATTTCAGTTCCAAGTGGAGCCAAGCTGAAATGGCTACAACCCCAAATATATTCATGTTAGTTAgtcatttattcttcttcttatatatgattccatcaactattattcagaatactaaTGCTCAGAATTTATCTAAATGCAACTGATATCATGTGTATTAATGCAGCAGTTCATGTGGAGCACGTAGATTCTTTGTATAACCATGGTGACTGAAAAAAAAAGGCTACGAAGAGATGAAGAAAACCTTTTGAAGAGTTTGGAAGACAACATCCAAGTAGTTGTAGATGATTGTTCTGCTCGCTAGGAGTCCAAAATATGGAGGGATATTGAGCCTGGCCATCTCAGCTTATTGCATGCCTTATGTATCCGTAACAAGAGGTACTATTATTTAACAATCCCAAGTGTTATTCAAAGCCACGATCAGGAAAATGATTCACCTCTTGGTTCTTTACACAAGTTGATTTAGCCCATCAAGACTTTAAAATCTTGGGTCGGAATGGGGTTAATTGCCAAATGAATTATCTTAGTAAAAGCTTAATATTTGGTGCACACCGATCTTGATGTGTTCTCATGCTTAATAACCTTAATTTTATTAGTACATTATGCTAATAAAATGCATTTCTAATAAAAGCCTATTGCttaattatgtttcattttcatttaacaGGCCCATGTTGATGCATGAACAATGAAGTCATATAGATAGGGTAATAAACCGACACTTTCTTCATAAAATAAATTgggatgcttcaaaaaaaaaaagttgcacaAGAAAACGCTGAAAAGCCAAATCTTAATCATATCAGGTAGCTACATTTTAATTTTCATGCTTTCACAATTGTTTGTTTTGAGCAGGTCAATCCGAAAAAGCCAAGGGACGATATGGAAAAGATTTAATTGTACCTTCATATACATAACTTCTAAAATGTGCTCACTCTTTTTCAAGTAAAAAGGAGTTTAGGAGTTTATGGAGAATAAGCATCTCCATAGTCTGAAGATATTGCAGGTTTATGCGTTAGTTTATTCATTGTAATCATTTTCATGCAATTGCAGGTTAACAGCACATTGAATTTCCGAGTTGTTTATGCAGATTTGGTGAGGTTACTACATCTGAGCATGTTGAAGATATTTACTGAACTTCAAATGGTAAGAACTCTTTTAGCCCGTGTGATCCATTGGTACCATGAATAGTAGAAATCATACATAACTTTCTACTTGGGTGCACTTTAGACAATAAACCAAGACAAGAATAAGAAATCAGATTGCACAACTAACATCTCTTCAGCATCAATCAATGTATGAGTATGCTTCCAGAGTGCCTGGATGGTAATAACTTGGTCAAATTCTAGGCTCTGAACTGGTGATTGgacccttgcgtttttgctttatGTTTGTAGTAGTTGGATGAGAAAATCCAATTGGATATCTATGGGAAGTAAAGAATGtggtttaattattattttatatgcaTTTCGAGTAAGCATTGGCCGGTGAAACTCTTAGAAAGATGAGATATAAACTGATAAATAAATACATTAGTTTTTAGTTCCCTTCGAGAATTGACCTTCTTGAATATTCCTTACAATGGTTTGTCTGGATTTGTGTCTTGGAGAAGAGAATCTGGATTTTTGTCTTGGAGAAGACAAAATTGGAGGTTTCTAGAAGCATTACCAGGAACCCAGATTTATGCGTGGAAATGGCTCCTGGAGGAGGTTGTCAATTGAAGTTTCGGTTGGCTACAGTGGAAGATTTATTTGAAGGGATAGAGAATGATTGGATTTTTTGGGCCTCGGGATATGTGTCGTAGTATGTTGGTTTTGTTGCACTCTTTTGTTTCTCTCCTTCCAAGCATCACATTTACGGCTGATGAAGTCGATGTATTGACTGAAACAACTAATCTTGGGTTTAGGCTGAGCATTTTGATGTTGTAACTTTTGAACTTAATTGTAATCCATAGATGAGTTTTTTACTGTAAAAATAACTACTAGAGATAGTTTGATAATCAATTACAGTACTAGAGTTCAATCATTCGGAAATTCAAGTTCATTATGATGTTGGAATCTCCCATTGCAGATGATTCTCCTGAAATGATTTACCCTACATTAGTTGCAGCACGTTTAACATAAGCAACCGTAGAATTACCATCACATTTTCAAGCATGATTTCTTCCCACCGAGATATGAGTCAGTTATCTGCACTGACAACCTTATAAAAGTATATTGGCGGCGGTTTTATCAAATCAAAGCCATTTAACCACTcgggacaaaaagaaaaaaagtagcACCCATTGAAAAGGAATGAAGTAAGTTATCAATGGTACATCAattgttttttcttaaaaaaaaacagGTATTTTAGTAGTCATTAATTGTTATGAATTAATACGTAACTTACAACTGTTTGATGCACTACACACTTGATGGAAGCAAGTCATGTGTGTCAAGTCTGGATAACGATTGTTGAGATTAATGTGATTGATACATAAAACTTAAACTTGATATTCTCTCAACAAAAGTCAGCAGTTTAATTGATGATGTTTTTGGAATTTGTTTTGGTGTTTTCTGAAATATCTATGTGTAACATATTACAATGTCCGTGCAAAGCACGGGCTAAGCACCTAGTAACTATAAAAGTAATATAAATTTAAAATGGAAAAACCTCTTTTATAACTGCTATGTTCTTTAAATACAAATCACATTTATGAAAATGGTACTCCCTCCGTCTTTAAAGTAAATTTACACACAAATCTACTTATCTTTTAGAGACGGAGGGAATACGTTACAAACATACAGAATGAAACACAACGATAGGAAATATAGTAATGCTTACAATGAGCTTATTCAACGTGGTAAATATCTACTTATGAGTTAGGACCACACAACATCAATTTCCATTGGAAGCAGATCCCGTAGGTAACTTTCCACAATCATACTGTATCAAACTGACTAACCGGCGGAACGCCATCTTATAAAATACCGAATCTCGAACAAACTTCGCCAACCATCCTACAACTCTTAATGACGAGATTACACCAACTCCTCCACCTTGTTGAACCCAACCAGAAATGTATGAACCAGTTATCAAACCAGCTGTTCTAAATCTCCTCTCTTTCACATACATTCCTATCTCAACCTCTAAGTCCTCTTGTGATAGCATTCCACCATTTCTGATAAACGAATTTCCTATGTGGCGTCCCAACACCACTGCGTCTTCTAATGCCGAACAACCACCTTGACCAAGGTCTGGTGTCATTGGGTGCATTGCATCACCTGCTACGGTAATTGTGCCATTTGAAACTTTACCGAAAAGAAGATCCCATGGGTATCTGAATTGTAGAGGTCCCCATGATAAACTTGGCATATAAGCATGTTGTATGACATCTTTGACTATTTGTGCAGAATCAGGCACTCTCTCTAACATTGTTTGTTGTATGATCTTTGGATCTCCTTTTGCCATCTCTTCTTCTGTGCAGGGGGAAAACAAAAAAGTTCGATGAGTAAAATTTAACCTCAACATAAAAAGTCCATATTGTTCTAGTCATGATTTTACCTGCACTGGGGGTGGATGGATAAGTCATGAACCAGAAAACGTCAGTGTTGGTATTTGGCACGATACCAAATCTACGACCTTCTCCAACAAATTGTTGAACTTCATGTTTCAATCCATGACCTTCAGGAAACACTCCTAATCCGCGCACGGCATATCGACCTGAATAAACCGGTGCTTTAAGCCCCAACCATTTTGCCACCACAGAATGCACACCATCACACCCTATTAAAACCTGTCAAATAGCTTAAAAGTTTAGCATCAACAAATCCatggaaaagaaaaatataatgcCGTCTTTGGTGTCAAATGTAAGAAGTACTGACTGATTGACTGACCTTGGTATGGATAGTAGTCCCATCTTCTAAATGAACGATTACCCCGAATGAATCTGCATCATTACGTGTTTCGGTTTTTTCAATTGAGCGAAGCCTCGACGAGTAACGGATTGTATCAGCTGGTAGTTCTTCTGCCAGAGCTTCAAGTAAGGCTCTCCTATGCAGAGACCTAGGCCCTCTTGCCAACCACTCATCCCTACATTTATCAATTGCAACTTCAATTGTTAGTGTTGGATACAAATACATGTAGTCTGCATCAACATAATCTTATTCTGGCACAACATTTACtagttgtaaacaaaagaatgtATAAATAAGAATTGGATCAACATACATACCCTTCATCTGTTGTAAACAGAATCTCTTGGGTAACTCCATTTGCTATATTAGTAACCTCTCCCCttgtaaaaacaaaacaaaaaccaaatttaGCATCACATAATcaaagttttgatcactaagaaAGAAAAATCACAGAAGTTTAGCAACACATATTCAAAAGCAAGATTAATTACCTTTTGAAAGGTTTGTAGACGGCAGTAAGTTTGTGAGCAACACCAAGTGCTTCAAGAGCAATCCAAGCATTTGAGGAAAGAGTTAAAGAACCACCAGTGATTCTCAACTCATTTGCTCTTTCTAACACTAAACTCTTGATTCCAACTCTCTTTAATGCTAACGCTGTTGCTAATCCTGCAACTCCTCCTCCTACTATCACAACTTCCTCTCTCATCATAACGTTTTCCATCTCTCACTTCCTTTCTTGTTTATGGTGCCTCTCACTTTTTCTCTTGCTTAATGATAATATTCTTGGTATCTCTCAGCTTCTCTGCTTCTAATGATATTTTTGAATTTCTAATCTGCTTCTCAATCTCTTGTTTGAACTATGAAATTTTAAAATGAGTTGTACTAATTTATACTATAACACTAGTAGTCTGTTTGAGGTGATTCATTATTTAATCACATGTTTATGTGTACTTTTTGAAGCTTCCACGTGCAAGCAGAGTGATTCACCGAGGATACTTGGTCGTTACGGGACTTGACTGTCAAGATATTTCATTCTAATTTTGAATGATCAAAACATTGAAAAGTCATCACTCAGGTGTCAAATGGAATCCCAGCATACCCTTTTTGATATAAAATTTTCTAGCGTTTGCGCTTTCGATCTATTCAATTATTAATGAACCACTGAAGCACCCACCACGTTTCCTGTTGTGCATGTAGTCAAAGTAGTGATGAGTTGCGTGAGTGGTGACGTCTTTCTAAAACTAAAAGTTTCTATGTAAAAGTCCAAAATGTTATACTTCTTTGCTTTAACTCCAAAAAGTTACCCACCAGTATTTACATGATTCaaacagtaaaaaaaaattacactttCATTAACATTGCAGCAACATTCCTGGATCGCTTCAAATACTCCGAGCACTTTGAAGAGTCAGTTTCAGTAAGTGCGATTTTCAAGTGCTGAAACAGTTCATGGTATGCTTCAGTCAAATCTTCACGGGAGTAATACTCTGTTTGCGTTGCGGAGTTTTTCTGGATTTCGCCCTTGTTTTGCGTAGAATCAGTCTTTGTAAACGAGTGTTGTATCAACGAACTTCCTACTCTTGTGTTTACCATTGCTTCCAGTTTTGCTGCCATTACAGCTGCTCGAGCAATACATGATGAAGGCAGCTGCAAGTAAACAAAGAACAACTTGAGATATGATTTTCATGTAATACAAACACAAACAGACACAAAGAATTTGAGATAGATAGATGTTTCTAAAACTCGGACGCTAACCTGTGCAAGTCGAGCAACATTGAGGCCAAAACTCTTGTCTGACATTCCAGGCACAAGTTTGTACAGGAAAGTGATTTCATTTTGATCATTGTAGTTAACACTCTTATCTGACTCCGACTCTGCAATTTCACATGTGTTTTTTATTGCCAGATAAGATACATGGTAAGCCCCTACAGCATCTGGGAATTCATTCTTCACTTCCACAATCTTCGGGTAATGGGTCACAAAGAGAACCATACATCTCGTCTGCTTCAGAAGGTGCTGCAATGTTGCATATGCAATTGCAACACCATCGTGTGTGCTTGTGCCTCGTCCAAGCTCATCGAGTATTACCAACGACCGTGACGTGCAGTTACGGATTATATCAGAAGCCTCACTAAGTTCTTCTAAAAAGGTGCTCCTTCCTAGTTGGATACTATCAGATGAACCCATCCGAGTATGAACTCTATCAATGACATGCAACTTTGCTGCTGACGCAGGTACAAAAGACCCGACCTACGGATCAGACGGACAGTTTGATGAAGCAGTTTCAAAGCAAAAACAACTCCTAAACAGTAAATTTAAGCGGTAACATACGGCTCATTAGAGATAGTTGGGGTTTTCAGGTATCGTATAATTTAGAGGAGTTCCAGAGACAAATAGACCAAAAGAGATGATTGCTTATGAAAAAATTCTAACCTGGGCCATGATAGCAATTAAAGCAACCTGGCGAATATAGCAACTCTTTCCTCCCATATTCGGCCCTGTAATAATTTGACAGTATTCTTCTTCTGCATGCAAATTGGTATCATTCGGAACAAAACTGTCTTGTAATATCGAGTCTAGAACCTGAGAGTGTCAATTGTTCACAATCAGTGTATAGAAAAAACGTACAGCAGCAATTGAGCACTAAAACTTAAAAGTGTAGATATTTTAGTAGAATTGTGTTGGAAAGCATGTGTACATTAGATTTTTTCGGGAATCTGAAATTCAATAACAAATATTTGGCAATGAACAACTTACGGGATGACGCCCAGAAGAAATCCTGATCTGAACAGGTTCACCATCATTCACAAAAACTGGGCGAACATAGTTCTGCAAGAGTGTGCTTACCACCAATTAAGCATCTGAACCCATTCCACACAACTCCAccgcaaaacaaaaatcaaaaggaaaattaCTTGAATGTTCACCTTATTTCTAGAAAGGGTTGCCAGCGAATGAAGACAATCCAAAGCAGCCAGTGCTTGAACAGCAGCTTGAAATTCAGCATAATATTTACCAAACCCGTCTAAGAAACTATCCCAGGCTGCTCGGCAAGCAGCAGTCAACTCCTCTTTGGCAAGCATCAACTGATCTAAAGCCTTTAAGACTTCAGGGGGATGGTAACGAATTGTTTTCTTCGTACTATTGATCTTAACCCAATTTGAGGGTACCCTCATATCTGAAGGCAACTGCAAAAACGCTACATTAACTTCAGATCTCATACTTCAACAGCTGTAAGTTATGTGTGAAAGCTAGACACTTAGGTAACAAGGAGAACTCTAGCTAAAGGGAATCCAGCATTAAAAGCTCTAAACCCATGTCGACAATTTCAAGGATGGAATCAAGACAAGGTCAATCACCTCTATCAAGTGTGTGGATCCAGAGACACTCAAGAACTCCAAATTGTGCATCCGGAGTTGCTTCCTGTACTGACTGATCAATAAATCCAACTTGTCCTTTTCCATCTGAACTTTTGTGCTCGCTGCAGCAACCTGCATATAAACGAGTTATATAAAACAACTCCAGAGAGAAGACGGAAGTGCAAGGTATGAATTATGTTAGAAGTGAATTTCCAAGACGAAACCATTTGCGTATACCTCAGGGAAATGACCACTTGAAACGTTAAATAAGTTCTGAAGATCCCCTTGACTAGCAGCATCCTTATTTAGGACAGAGAGAAGAGTTGCAGCATTACCAACTAATGTAGATGAGGATGCTGTTAATATCAACCTTTTCAATAACGGCGAACTAATAATCATCTCCTTCGAATTACCAGTGCAGTCATCATCTTCAACTCGGAGTTGCTTAAGTTGTTTCCCAGCATATAAAACAGCATGAATGACAGTGATGAACTGTGAATCATGCAAACCAACAAAGTACATAGAAACTATAAGTCTGAAATCAATGTCATAAGATAAACTTATATGTCTAGAAAAAACTTGTCAAAACTTCCAAACCAATTCATTTACCATCAAATTCAAGGGCTTTCACCACACATGTTAGTGAGACACGATCACAAATGTTAATTAATACCTCAGCTGCAGCGGCAGTTCGGTGGAATATTCTGGTTATTCCACGCTGAATATCAGGAGACCTTCCCAGTGTCCTTAAGACAGAAGAAAGAATATAATTAACCTCAGGCTGTGCAATTTCAACACAGTCGTCTTCATTATTGAACCCATCGATATCCTTTTTAGTACCCATCAACTCTGCAATCTCAGAAACAGCATCAAGACGCGCTAATATTGAACTCCTATCACATAGAGGATGTGTTACCTGCATTATGCAGCGGATGCAGCCAGTCAAATGGAGAAGTAGTAGAGTTTAGATGAAGGGAAAAAAAACAGCATCTAGGCCCACCTCATACCCAGTGTCTAAGAAGCCTCGAACCAAAAGTGGTAAGTGTATGATTCATCAAATGCAGTAAAGAACCAGTTTCAGCACCATTAGAGCTATTCTTCAGAACCTTTAgagattgaaacagacaagattGTAAGTAGAGTGGAGAAAAAATTGTGCTAAAATTTATAATTGTATATAAATCTTCATTTTTGGTAGTTCACCATGCAAAGTGAAGATGATTAACATAAGGCTACTGACAGAATGTACAATGTATTACAAAAACAGCCTATATTCTTGAAACATGAAAGCTATCAGAGCaggattttgtaaataaatataaTCCTGGGCATGGAGATTGAAAACAAGGTAAGCTTTACAGtttcaagaagaaacaaaaaaaaaaaaaaatcacagatGAATAATACCAATACCCGATGGACACCCTGAAAGCAATTAAAGCACTACACTGGATAAGGTATACAAAAAACAATGTGCTTAAACAGTGTAATGGAGCAGAGTTTTACTACTAGCAAAGGACAGCAGAACAACGCTACCTAAAATTCTAAGTCAAAAGCTGATTCCAATTCATCGCTACTACAAAACTAAATTAAAAGCTGATTCCATTAACTGCAGGACTATTCATGGTTTTGCTACAATATGATACCACCGTAGAACATTTCACTGTCGAGTATCTTTTGGGATGTCACTCTAGTTTCTCTAGACATGGGAGGTTAATTATGATAAGTTCTTCTTTAACTGTAAATTCATTAACCAGGCTTTTGTGATAATAAATTCTGCACAACCAGAAGTGTTGATATCTTAAGATAAAATCGATCTCCATCAATCAAACTTCTGGTGATCTAACATAGTACAATAAGCCTCAAATATTGttatcagaaaacaagaaaattcAAATGATAACGTTTGATGCTTCTTCAAccctaactccgaaacacttgcACACCAACTTTTTTCCCAATCTAAGAGACGCAAAACAAAATTTAAAGCCAAGTTTCATTTGTCTTATTCTTAACGTTCAAGTCACACGATAACAAACCATCTCCAATCCGATAATAATCTGTACATAAGATCCCAAATGGATGAACACAAATTAGGGCCCACACTCCACATTTTTCATTCAATATTGAATTTCTAAAGTTCAGCTGCATAATCATTATGCTCCCTATTTTAGAAATTTTCTTTCTGCGTGAAATCATGAATCGAATCTATTGAACTTAAAAACCACATTAAAAGCCAAAGGATCCACAATTTATAGATAAGAAAAACTAATCAAAACAAGTATCCAACCCTGAAGCTTGCAAAATCTTGAATTAAACTGACCCCGGCCCCATATAGAAACTACAAGATTGAAGCTAACCCATATTATACTCCTGAATTAAACCATAAGATAATCCTTCTAAGTTCTGCTGAGATACTTGTGCTAAATGAGGCCATATTACCTTCCCACAAAATGAAAGCACATTTAACGTCACCAACCATAACATATTCGATATTTCGATAATAACGAATTAAAGTACCATAATTAATTCCCCAAGAAAACGATGAAGTTTAAAAGCAGAAAATCCATTATAAGTGATCCAAAGATAATACAGCTTTATAAAGGATTCTTTATCTAGAATTACCTCTAATTGTTGAAGGGCATTGGCCGATAAGGTCATTTCAATGTTACTTGAGAAAAGCCGAAATGAAGCACCATGACAAAAAATCCTTTGCAAGCCAAACTTCTTGAGATGACGAATGGTTAAAGCCAAGGCTTGGACAGCTAACCCTGGCATAGCAATAACTCCCTGTAAACCACAAACAAAATTCAGACACAGTGTAATAAAATCTGTTTAGTGGCTAAGCTAATAGAATCCATATACCTTAATCCCTACACATTGCTCCTCAGGACCTGCAGAACCACTCTCATCTACGTTCTCAAATGAAGACATCACTTCAGCAAGTGCACCACCATCTTTGAAGCAATCACCTGAGGCACGTTCAACTCGGACATTGGATGTCGGCCCAGCGTATGCCAATAGTAACTAAAATCAGCAAGGACAGCAAGGACAACTCAGAAAACtctagagagaaaaaaaaaaagatataacacaacaacaagaaaaagaaCATCTTGATATGAGACAGCTCTTCAATAGTTATCCTGAAAAATGGTGATTCCTTCTTCTATACCATCATACTGCTAATACTTCAAATTACAGTGGGGCAATTTTTGCCAAATCTCTGCCTCAATACATTTATTTACACAAAAGAAAATTGTATTATACATGTAACTAGTTTCCATTACTTAAGGGTAAATTTACAATTAAAATCAGGAAGTATAAACCCACTAACAT
This is a stretch of genomic DNA from Papaver somniferum cultivar HN1 chromosome 1, ASM357369v1, whole genome shotgun sequence. It encodes these proteins:
- the LOC113283946 gene encoding DNA mismatch repair protein MSH3-like isoform X2; this encodes MLRLQLRRLVNVGHKVGVVKQTETAAIKAHGENKCGPFTRGLSALYTKATLEAAEDMGGGGGGEEEFGSCSNYLICVVEKDLLVGGSDKKSEISKESGGFDVTIGFVAVEISSGDVIYGEFNDNVMRNALEAVILSLCPAEILIGEPLSKQTEKLLLAYAGPTSNVRVERASGDCFKDGGALAEVMSSFENVDESGSAGPEEQCVGIKGVIAMPGLAVQALALTIRHLKKFGLQRIFCHGASFRLFSSNIEMTLSANALQQLEVLKNSSNGAETGSLLHLMNHTLTTFGSRLLRHWVTHPLCDRSSILARLDAVSEIAELMGTKKDIDGFNNEDDCVEIAQPEVNYILSSVLRTLGRSPDIQRGITRIFHRTAAAAEFITVIHAVLYAGKQLKQLRVEDDDCTGNSKEMIISSPLLKRLILTASSSTLVGNAATLLSVLNKDAASQGDLQNLFNVSSGHFPEVAAASTKVQMEKDKLDLLISQYRKQLRMHNLEFLSVSGSTHLIELPSDMRVPSNWVKINSTKKTIRYHPPEVLKALDQLMLAKEELTAACRAAWDSFLDGFGKYYAEFQAAVQALAALDCLHSLATLSRNKNYVRPVFVNDGEPVQIRISSGRHPVLDSILQDSFVPNDTNLHAEEEYCQIITGPNMGGKSCYIRQVALIAIMAQVGSFVPASAAKLHVIDRVHTRMGSSDSIQLGRSTFLEELSEASDIIRNCTSRSLVILDELGRGTSTHDGVAIAYATLQHLLKQTRCMVLFVTHYPKIVEVKNEFPDAVGAYHVSYLAIKNTCEIAESESDKSVNYNDQNEITFLYKLVPGMSDKSFGLNVARLAQLPSSCIARAAVMAAKLEAMVNTRVGSSLIQHSFTKTDSTQNKGEIQKNSATQTEYYSREDLTEAYHELFQHLKIALTETDSSKCSEYLKRSRNVAAMLMKV
- the LOC113283946 gene encoding DNA mismatch repair protein MSH3-like isoform X1 codes for the protein MVKQKKQQVISRFFAPKPKPLSPSSSSPPPPQNPNSDSPINYSPKITATVSFSPSKRKTLSSELSSSPLNKTHTPSPHHLSKKPKLSQFQNPSPSLHQKFLEKLLGPTTHVTPTCTPQGRAGERYTPLEQQVVELKSQYPDVVLMIEVGYRYRFFGEDAEIAAKVLGIYAHLDHNFLTASIPTFRLHVHVRRLVNVGHKVGVVKQTETAAIKAHGENKCGPFTRGLSALYTKATLEAAEDMGGGGGGEEEFGSCSNYLICVVEKDLLVGGSDKKSEISKESGGFDVTIGFVAVEISSGDVIYGEFNDNVMRNALEAVILSLCPAEILIGEPLSKQTEKLLLAYAGPTSNVRVERASGDCFKDGGALAEVMSSFENVDESGSAGPEEQCVGIKGVIAMPGLAVQALALTIRHLKKFGLQRIFCHGASFRLFSSNIEMTLSANALQQLEVLKNSSNGAETGSLLHLMNHTLTTFGSRLLRHWVTHPLCDRSSILARLDAVSEIAELMGTKKDIDGFNNEDDCVEIAQPEVNYILSSVLRTLGRSPDIQRGITRIFHRTAAAAEFITVIHAVLYAGKQLKQLRVEDDDCTGNSKEMIISSPLLKRLILTASSSTLVGNAATLLSVLNKDAASQGDLQNLFNVSSGHFPEVAAASTKVQMEKDKLDLLISQYRKQLRMHNLEFLSVSGSTHLIELPSDMRVPSNWVKINSTKKTIRYHPPEVLKALDQLMLAKEELTAACRAAWDSFLDGFGKYYAEFQAAVQALAALDCLHSLATLSRNKNYVRPVFVNDGEPVQIRISSGRHPVLDSILQDSFVPNDTNLHAEEEYCQIITGPNMGGKSCYIRQVALIAIMAQVGSFVPASAAKLHVIDRVHTRMGSSDSIQLGRSTFLEELSEASDIIRNCTSRSLVILDELGRGTSTHDGVAIAYATLQHLLKQTRCMVLFVTHYPKIVEVKNEFPDAVGAYHVSYLAIKNTCEIAESESDKSVNYNDQNEITFLYKLVPGMSDKSFGLNVARLAQLPSSCIARAAVMAAKLEAMVNTRVGSSLIQHSFTKTDSTQNKGEIQKNSATQTEYYSREDLTEAYHELFQHLKIALTETDSSKCSEYLKRSRNVAAMLMKV
- the LOC113283935 gene encoding monooxygenase 2-like, whose protein sequence is MENVMMREEVVIVGGGVAGLATALALKRVGIKSLVLERANELRITGGSLTLSSNAWIALEALGVAHKLTAVYKPFKRGEVTNIANGVTQEILFTTDEGDEWLARGPRSLHRRALLEALAEELPADTIRYSSRLRSIEKTETRNDADSFGVIVHLEDGTTIHTKVLIGCDGVHSVVAKWLGLKAPVYSGRYAVRGLGVFPEGHGLKHEVQQFVGEGRRFGIVPNTNTDVFWFMTYPSTPSAEEEMAKGDPKIIQQTMLERVPDSAQIVKDVIQHAYMPSLSWGPLQFRYPWDLLFGKVSNGTITVAGDAMHPMTPDLGQGGCSALEDAVVLGRHIGNSFIRNGGMLSQEDLEVEIGMYVKERRFRTAGLITGSYISGWVQQGGGVGVISSLRVVGWLAKFVRDSVFYKMAFRRLVSLIQYDCGKLPTGSASNGN